Proteins found in one Phocoena sinus isolate mPhoSin1 chromosome 19, mPhoSin1.pri, whole genome shotgun sequence genomic segment:
- the LOC116743906 gene encoding LOW QUALITY PROTEIN: zinc finger protein 132-like (The sequence of the model RefSeq protein was modified relative to this genomic sequence to represent the inferred CDS: inserted 1 base in 1 codon), producing MKDEEALSQGVLQLRTPKAGPTTQKAYPCGMCGPVLKDILYLSQQQGLYPRQKLHMCAACVKQLWFSVSIHQQQKQHSGEKHFRRVEDWLLFVKNCGVHMSENPFMCGDCRKDSCPAWAFSSTRPLTARGIHLEALNAGRLFAMEKGIIGECGKAFSHKNKFVEHQRVNTGERPYQCVECGKFFRHNSRLTVQQRVHMGVRPYGHSECGKGYSRSSHLVWHKKVHTGKRPYECSKCGKAYSSKXLVQHQRVYTGERPYECSKYGKLFSRNSTLIVHQRVHSGARPYECSKCGKAFSYTHRLVQHQKIHSGERSHECSECGKAFSQEYRLVQHQKIHTRERPYACSECGKRVRRSSGLIEHQRIHTGARLYKCSECGKFFSHKITLVWHQRIHTGERPCKCTECRKSFSQSSGLIVHQRVHTGEKPYECIKWELF from the exons ATGAAGGATGAGGAGGCACTTTCTCAAGGCGTGTTACAACTCAGGACTCCCAAGGCAGGTCCAACCACCCAGAAGGCCTACCCTTGTGGGATGTGTGGCCCAGTCTTGAAAGACATTTTGTACCTGTCTCAGCAGCAGGGACTATACCCCAGGCAGAAACTGCACATGTGTGCAGCATGTGTGAAACAACTCTGGTTCAGTGTAAGCATTCACCAGCAACAGAAGCAGCACAGTGGAGAGAAACACTTCAGAAGGGTTGAGgactggcttttgtttgttaagAATTGCGGAGTCCACATGTCAGAGAATCCCTTTATGTGTGGGGATTGTAGGAAGGACTCCTGCCCAGCTTGGGCCTTCTCCAGCACCAGACCACTCACAGCAAGGGGAATTCACCTAGAAGCACTGAATGCAGGGAGACTTTTCGCAATGGAGAAGGGCATTATaggtgaatgtgggaaagcctttagccACAAAAATAAGTTCGTTGAACACCAAAGAGTTAACACTGGAGAAAGACCTTATCAGTGCGTTGAATGTGGAAAATTCTTTAGGCACAACTCTAGACTTACGGTACAGCAGAGAGTTCACATGGGTGTAAGGCCTTATGGGcacagtgaatgtgggaaaggcTACAGCAGAAGTTCCCACCTTGTTTGGCATAAAAAAGTTCACACTGGAAAAAGGCCTTATGAATGCAGCAAATGTGGGAAAGCCTATAGCAGCA CACTTGTTCAACACCAGAGAGTctacactggagaaaggccttatgagtgcagcaAATATGGGAAACTGTTTAGCCGTAACTCCACGCTTATTGTACATCAGAGAGTTCACAGTGGAGCAAGGCCTTACGAATGCAGcaaatgtgggaaagccttcagctATACACACAGACTTGTTCAACATCAGAAAATTCACAGTGGAGAAAGATCTCATGAGTGTAGTGAATGTGGTAAAGCCTTTAGCCAGGAATACAGACTTGTCCAGCACCAGAAAATCCACACTAGAGAAAGACCTTATGCATGTAGTGAATGTGGGAAACGCGTTAGGCGAAGCTCTGGCCTTATtgaacatcagagaattcacactgggGCAAGACTTTATAAGTGTAGTGAATGTGGAAAATTCTTTAGCCACAAAATCACACTTGTTTGGCACCAAAGaatccacactggagaaaggccttgtAAGTGCACTGAATGTAGGAAATCCTTTAGCCAAAGTTCTGGCCTTATTGTACACCAGAGAGTTCACACTGGTGAAAAGCCATACGAGTGCATAAAATGGGAATTGTTTTAG